In the Astatotilapia calliptera chromosome 5, fAstCal1.2, whole genome shotgun sequence genome, one interval contains:
- the pdhb gene encoding pyruvate dehydrogenase E1 component subunit beta, mitochondrial, producing MAASLRCFLRSGKNTVSALQRREFHRSVPAAVQMTVRDALNQAMDEELERDERVFLLGEEVAQYDGAYKVSRGLWKKYGDKRIIDTPISEMGFTGIAVGAAMAGLRPICEFMTFNFSMQAIDQIINSAAKTYYMSAGLQSVPIVFRGPNGASAGVAAQHSQCFAAWYGHCPGLKVVSPWNSEDAKGLLKAAIRDENPVVVLENELLYGVPFEMSEEAQSKDFTIPIGKAKIERQGNSITLVAHSRYVGHCLDAAAVLAKEGIECEVINLRTIRPMDVESIETSVMKTNHLVTVEGGWPQFGVGAEICARIMEGPAFNYLDSPVTRVTGVDIPMPYAKILEDHSLPQVKDIIFSVKKTLNI from the exons ATGGCAGCGTCCCTGAGGTGCTTTCTCCGCTCCGGAAAG AATACCGTGTCAGCTCTGCAGCGGCGGGAATTTCACAGGAGCGTTCCGGCCGCAGTACAG ATGACAGTCCGTGATGCCCTGAACCAGGCAATGGATGAGGAGTTGGAGAGGGACGAGCGAGTGTTCCTGCTGGGTGAGGAAGTCGCCCAGTATGACGGTGCCTACAAG GTGAGCAGAGGACTGTGGAAGAAGTATGGAGACAAACGAATTATTGACACTCCAATCTCAGAG ATGGGGTTTACTGGTATTGCAGTTGGAGCTGCTATG GCTGGTCTGAGGCCCATCTGTGAATTCATGACCTTTAACTTCTCCATGCAAGCCATTGACCAGATCATAAATTCTGCAGCAAAGACCTACTACATGTCAGCTGGGCTACAGTCAGTCCCAATTGTTTTCAGAGGCCCTAATGGAGCATCAGCAGGTGTCGCTGCACAGCATTCACAGTGCTTTGCTGCATG GTATGGTCACTGTCCAGGACTGAAGGTTGTAAGTCCATGGAACTCAGAAGATGCTAAAGGCCTCTTGAAAGCAGCCATCAGAGATGAAAATCCTG TGGTGGTCCTGGAGAACGAGCTGCTGTATGGCGTTCCCTTTGAGATGTCAGAGGAAGCGCAGTCCAAAGACTTCACCATTCCCATTGGAAAAGCAAAGATTGAGAGACAAG GCAATAGCATCACCCTCGTTGCTCACTCTCGGTATGTTGGTCACTGCCTGGATGCCGCAGCTGTCCTTGCCAAAGAGGGAATAGAGTGTGAG GTGATCAACCTTCGGACCATCCGACCCATGGATGTGGAGTCTATTGAGACCAGTGTGATGAAGACCAATCACCTGGTGACTGTTGAGGGTGGCTGGCCTCAGTTTGGGGTTGGAGCAGAGATCTGTGCCAGGATCATGGAAG GTCCTGCCTTCAACTACCTGGATTCTCCTGTTACCAGAGTAACTGGCGTGGACATCCCCATGCCATACGCTAAAATCTTGGAGGACCACAGCCTGCCGCAAGTCAAAGACATCATTTTCTCTGTGAAAAAGACCCTCAACATCTGA
- the pxk gene encoding PX domain-containing protein kinase-like protein isoform X1 — protein sequence MSFLEKPAPGSLLLDDTVPLTAMIEASQNLQSHTEYIIRVQRGVSLDNSWQVIRRYSDFDVLNNSLMVCGITLPLPPKKLIGNMDREFIAERQRGLQTYLDTITQHPLLCSSLPVKKFLDPNNYSANYTEIALQQVSMFFRSDPKWEVLEPLRDMGWRIRKKYFLVKNKEQTKERYLLSWVDLGPDKFLSDKDLQSAIKLLTSLSIPYLCPLLFSSTSESSALLIRPFSEKGSLRDHICKVKPRESYLKKYCNPKKSQGLELPHIKLYGRQILEGLKLLHDAGIFFGHLHTSNVLVDDGVCRLMDVENGMLGVPSALRPAFTQFRKINTTESIDVFCFGHLLYEMTYGRPPDSVPIEQYPPAPSTAVGSVLQSILSTEACKSGMPTVSALMQTPLFSDVQLQRSEKLQIKVPGRLKEALKAAKESLEKRLLEEQRLLHQHRRLTRAQSHHCSEEEKKKRKILARKKSRHSAYENEEDVSVRNNNNSGSGASSPPTCPSSPTPPSTTGSHTAPAPPPPPPPPPPPLQDSSSCPPPPLSSSNGAGGGRAALLSSIQTFSKGKLKKADTIDHSKPIV from the exons ATGTCTTTCCTGGAGAAGCCGGCCCCCGGCAGCCTGCTACTAGACGATACAGTGCCCCTGACGGCGATGATCGAAGCCAGCCAGAATCTGCAGTCCCACACG gAGTACATCATCCGAGTCCAGAGGGGTGTGTCTTTAGACAACAGCTGGCAG GTGATTCGACGTTACAGTGACTTTGACGTTCTTAACAACAGCCTGATG gtGTGCGgcatcaccctccctctccctcctaaGAAGCTCATTGGAAACATGGACCGGGAGTTCATTGCAGAAAGGCAGAGAGGACTGCAAACTTATCTGGACACAATTACCCAGCATCCTCTGCTTTGCAGCTCCCTCCCAGTCAAGAAGTTTCTGGACCCCAACAACTACTCTGCCAACTACACAG aaATTGCCCTGCAGCAGGTCTCCATGTTCTTCAGGTCAGACCCAAAGTGGGAGGTCCTGGAGCCTCTCAGAGACATGG gctGGAGGATcagaaagaaatattttttagtcAAAAACAAAGAGCAGACCAAAGAGAGGTACCTGCTGAGCTGG gtggacCTGGGTCCTGATAAGTTCCTGtcagacaaagacctgcagTCAGCCATAAAGCTGTTGACCAGCCTGTCT ATCCCATATCTCTGTCCACTGTTGTTCTCTAGCACCAGTGAGTCTTCAGCGCTGCTCATCCGGCCGTTCAGTGAGAAGGGCTCTCTGAGAGACCACATCTGTAAG GTGAAGCCCAGGGAGAGTTACCTGAAGAAGTACTGCAATCCAAAGAAGAGTCAGGGCCTCGAGCTCCCACACATAAAGCTGTACGGCCGACAGATTTTGGAG GGACTAAAGCTCCTCCATGACGCTGGTATATTTTTTGGTCACCTGCACACGTCTAACGTTCTTGTCGATGACGGCGTGTGTCGACTGATGGACGTGGAGAACGGCATGCTGGGAGTTCCCTCTGCACTGCGACCTGCCTTCACCCAGTTCAGAAAAATTAAC ACCACAGAGAGCATTGATGTCTTCTGCTTTGGACATTTACTGTACGAGATGACGTACGGCCGACCGCCAGACAGCGTGCCCATCGAGCAGTACCCCCCTGCCCCCTCCACAGCTGTGG GGTCGGTGCTGCAGTCCATTCTGTCCACAGAAGCCTGTAAAAGTGGGATGCCAACAGTGTCGGCACTCATGCAGACGCC gCTTTTCAGCGATGTCCAGCTTCAACGTTCAGAAAAGCTCCAGATTAAG GTCCCCGGCAGGCTGAAGGAAGCACTGAAAGCAGCAAAGGAGAGCCTGGAGAAAAGGCTGCTAGAGGAGCAGAGACTG CTGCACCAACACAGGAGGTTGACCAGAGCTCAGTCTCATCACTGctcagaggaggagaagaagaagagaaagatccTGGCGAGGAAG AAGTCCAGACATTCAGCTTATGAAAATGAAGAAGATGTCTCGGTCCGAAATAACAATAACTCTG GTTCTGGAGCTAGTTCCCCGCCCACATGCCCCTCCTCCCCCACTCCCCCATCAACCACAG GATCCCACACTGCTCCTgcccctccacctcctccaccgcCACCTCCTCCCCCCTTACAGGACTCatcctcctgtcctcctcctcctctgtcctcctctaATGGAGCGGGAGGAGGCCGTGCCGCCTTGCTGAGCTCCATCCAGACCTTCAGTAAGGGCAAACTGAAGAAAGCCGATACCATCGACCACAGCAAACCCATCGTCTGA
- the pxk gene encoding PX domain-containing protein kinase-like protein isoform X2: protein MSFLEKPAPGSLLLDDTVPLTAMIEASQNLQSHTEYIIRVQRGVSLDNSWQVIRRYSDFDVLNNSLMVCGITLPLPPKKLIGNMDREFIAERQRGLQTYLDTITQHPLLCSSLPVKKFLDPNNYSANYTEIALQQVSMFFRSDPKWEVLEPLRDMGWRIRKKYFLVKNKEQTKERYLLSWVDLGPDKFLSDKDLQSAIKLLTSLSIPYLCPLLFSSTSESSALLIRPFSEKGSLRDHICKVKPRESYLKKYCNPKKSQGLELPHIKLYGRQILEGLKLLHDAGIFFGHLHTSNVLVDDGVCRLMDVENGMLGVPSALRPAFTQFRKINTTESIDVFCFGHLLYEMTYGRPPDSVPIEQYPPAPSTAVGSVLQSILSTEACKSGMPTVSALMQTPLFSDVQLQRSEKLQIKVPGRLKEALKAAKESLEKRLLEEQRLLHQHRRLTRAQSHHCSEEEKKKRKILARKKSRHSAYENEEDVSVRNNNNSGSGASSPPTCPSSPTPPSTTEHAPF, encoded by the exons ATGTCTTTCCTGGAGAAGCCGGCCCCCGGCAGCCTGCTACTAGACGATACAGTGCCCCTGACGGCGATGATCGAAGCCAGCCAGAATCTGCAGTCCCACACG gAGTACATCATCCGAGTCCAGAGGGGTGTGTCTTTAGACAACAGCTGGCAG GTGATTCGACGTTACAGTGACTTTGACGTTCTTAACAACAGCCTGATG gtGTGCGgcatcaccctccctctccctcctaaGAAGCTCATTGGAAACATGGACCGGGAGTTCATTGCAGAAAGGCAGAGAGGACTGCAAACTTATCTGGACACAATTACCCAGCATCCTCTGCTTTGCAGCTCCCTCCCAGTCAAGAAGTTTCTGGACCCCAACAACTACTCTGCCAACTACACAG aaATTGCCCTGCAGCAGGTCTCCATGTTCTTCAGGTCAGACCCAAAGTGGGAGGTCCTGGAGCCTCTCAGAGACATGG gctGGAGGATcagaaagaaatattttttagtcAAAAACAAAGAGCAGACCAAAGAGAGGTACCTGCTGAGCTGG gtggacCTGGGTCCTGATAAGTTCCTGtcagacaaagacctgcagTCAGCCATAAAGCTGTTGACCAGCCTGTCT ATCCCATATCTCTGTCCACTGTTGTTCTCTAGCACCAGTGAGTCTTCAGCGCTGCTCATCCGGCCGTTCAGTGAGAAGGGCTCTCTGAGAGACCACATCTGTAAG GTGAAGCCCAGGGAGAGTTACCTGAAGAAGTACTGCAATCCAAAGAAGAGTCAGGGCCTCGAGCTCCCACACATAAAGCTGTACGGCCGACAGATTTTGGAG GGACTAAAGCTCCTCCATGACGCTGGTATATTTTTTGGTCACCTGCACACGTCTAACGTTCTTGTCGATGACGGCGTGTGTCGACTGATGGACGTGGAGAACGGCATGCTGGGAGTTCCCTCTGCACTGCGACCTGCCTTCACCCAGTTCAGAAAAATTAAC ACCACAGAGAGCATTGATGTCTTCTGCTTTGGACATTTACTGTACGAGATGACGTACGGCCGACCGCCAGACAGCGTGCCCATCGAGCAGTACCCCCCTGCCCCCTCCACAGCTGTGG GGTCGGTGCTGCAGTCCATTCTGTCCACAGAAGCCTGTAAAAGTGGGATGCCAACAGTGTCGGCACTCATGCAGACGCC gCTTTTCAGCGATGTCCAGCTTCAACGTTCAGAAAAGCTCCAGATTAAG GTCCCCGGCAGGCTGAAGGAAGCACTGAAAGCAGCAAAGGAGAGCCTGGAGAAAAGGCTGCTAGAGGAGCAGAGACTG CTGCACCAACACAGGAGGTTGACCAGAGCTCAGTCTCATCACTGctcagaggaggagaagaagaagagaaagatccTGGCGAGGAAG AAGTCCAGACATTCAGCTTATGAAAATGAAGAAGATGTCTCGGTCCGAAATAACAATAACTCTG GTTCTGGAGCTAGTTCCCCGCCCACATGCCCCTCCTCCCCCACTCCCCCATCAACCACAG AGCATGCTCCATTCTGA
- the LOC113022154 gene encoding hydroxyacyl-thioester dehydratase type 2, mitochondrial, with the protein MSFLWRRVFNKPLSSIAAAPHLSRSLHIGQRASLTKAFSSRDVEAFAELTGDTNPLHLDPAYASTTSFETPIVHGVLINGLISAVLGTRMPGRGCIFLYQEIRFPAPLYVGEEVLAEAEVRKIKMSFAFIAVTCSVKDKVVMEGEVMVMLPEEQQQKE; encoded by the coding sequence ATGAGTTTCCTGTGGAGGCGAGTCTTTAACAAACCGCTGTCTTCCATCGCAGCGGCTCCTCACCTCAGCCGGTCACTCCACATTGGCCAGCGAGCTTCCCTCACCAAAGCGTTCTCTTCCCGTGACGTGGAGGCGTTCGCTGAGCTGACAGGTGACACCAACCCCCTCCACCTGGATCCGGCGTACGCCAGCACCACTTCGTTTGAGACACCTATCGTGCACGGCGTCCTCATCAACGGCCTGATCTCGGCCGTGCTCGGCACCAGGATGCCGGGTCGAGGCTGCATCTTCTTGTACCAGGAGATCCGCTTCCCGGCACCACTCTACGTTggagaggaggtgctggccgaaGCCGAAGTCCGCAAGATTAAGATGTCATTCGCCTTCATTGCTGTAACGTGCTCTGTTAAGGATAAAGTGGTGATGGAGGGTGAGGTGATGGTGATGTTGcctgaggagcagcagcagaaggagTGA
- the rpp14 gene encoding ribonuclease P protein subunit p14: MKQVEEKEEASVYQRVVLKNASPYHYLKVRLVLEDESTRLSAVELKYFIITGLKSLYGEVGAALNFDVLKYDEDTLTALLRVYSRSLVKLWSSLTLLGSYQNKACAFRVLQVSPFLLALTGNSRDLQLD; encoded by the exons ATGAAACAGGTGGAGGAGAAGGAAGAAGCGTCTGTCTACCAACGGGTCGTGTTGAAAAACGCCTCACCGTACCACTACCTGAAGGTCCGCCT TGTGCTGGAGGATGAGTCAACCAGACTAAGTGCCGTTGAACTGAAGTACTTCATCATCACAGGCCTGAAGTCTCTGTATGGAGAG GTGGGAGCAGCGTTAAACTTTGACGTCCTGAAGTACGATGAGGACACCCTGACCGCTCTCCTCCGTGTTTACAGCAG aagtTTGGTGAAGCTGTGGAGCTCCCTGACTCTTCTCGGCTCCTACCAGAACAAGGCCTGTGCCTTCAGAGTCCTGCAG GTGTCTCCGTTCCTCTTGGCACTGACGGGAAACAGTCGGGATCTGCAGCTCGACTGA